Proteins from a genomic interval of Halopseudomonas litoralis:
- a CDS encoding acyl-CoA dehydrogenase family protein, with translation MRKLFESTIERLLGDIATPEYTRAAESGAWSADLWSALEDNGILLAGAPEAAGGAEASWSELFVIARAAGRFAAPVPLVEMLLGNWLLEKAGIGARSGVLTIATDSALHWNGDRISGELRQVPWGRHAELVVAVVREGAESTVVLLEPAAAKNIVQGTNIAGEPRDTLQFAAANVMASASLPAGLSGSVLLTGGAMLRSAQMAGALTALMELTSGYAADRKQFGRPIAAFQAIQQQLAVLAEQTAAANIAAEAAFVESNDHLAAFSIAAAKISTAEAASLGAGIGHSVHGAIGFTQEYTLQLLTRRLWAWRGEYGSSTFWSKLLGAHVCKAGAQNFWPAITHAQQQELIVPTQGSHP, from the coding sequence ATGCGAAAACTTTTTGAATCGACAATAGAACGCTTGCTGGGCGACATCGCCACGCCCGAATACACCCGCGCGGCTGAGTCCGGTGCCTGGTCCGCGGATCTCTGGAGCGCCCTGGAAGATAACGGCATCCTGCTGGCAGGAGCGCCAGAAGCTGCCGGTGGCGCAGAGGCCAGTTGGTCCGAGCTGTTCGTTATCGCCCGTGCCGCAGGCCGGTTTGCGGCACCCGTTCCGCTGGTTGAAATGTTGCTAGGCAATTGGTTATTGGAGAAAGCCGGCATTGGTGCCCGCAGCGGTGTGTTGACGATCGCAACCGACTCAGCCTTGCACTGGAACGGTGACAGGATTTCCGGCGAACTGCGTCAGGTTCCATGGGGACGACACGCTGAGCTGGTGGTTGCGGTGGTAAGGGAGGGCGCCGAAAGCACTGTCGTCTTGCTGGAACCGGCTGCAGCGAAAAATATCGTACAGGGAACCAATATTGCCGGTGAACCTCGCGATACGCTCCAGTTCGCTGCGGCGAACGTTATGGCATCGGCATCTTTGCCCGCCGGGCTCTCCGGTTCGGTCTTGCTTACCGGTGGCGCCATGTTGCGCTCAGCCCAGATGGCTGGCGCGCTGACCGCATTGATGGAACTCACCTCCGGCTACGCGGCGGATCGCAAGCAGTTTGGGCGGCCCATTGCGGCATTCCAGGCGATCCAGCAGCAGTTGGCTGTACTGGCAGAGCAGACGGCGGCAGCGAACATCGCAGCCGAAGCCGCTTTCGTCGAATCCAATGACCACCTGGCTGCCTTTAGTATCGCTGCTGCCAAGATAAGCACCGCCGAGGCGGCGAGTCTCGGAGCGGGGATTGGTCACTCGGTGCATGGCGCGATTGGCTTTACTCAGGAGTACACGCTGCAGCTGCTTACCCGTCGCCTTTGGGCATGGCGGGGTGAATACGGATCGTCGACATTCTGGAGCAAGCTGCTCGGCGCGCATGTGTGCAAGGCCGGCGCCCAGAACTTCTGGCCTGCCATTACTCACGCGCAGCAGCAAGAGCTGATCGTCCCTACACAAGGATCACATCCATGA
- the folE gene encoding GTP cyclohydrolase I FolE, with translation MSIENLTHSYESILLNLGENPQRGGLLGTPLRAAKAMQFLCRGYDQSLDEIVNNALFDADSDEMVIVKDIELYSLCEHHMLPFIGKAHVAYIPTGKVIGLSKIARIVDMFARRLQIQENLTRQIAEAIQEVTDAGGVAVVIEAKHMCMMMRGVEKQNSSMYTSVMLGAFRESGNTRQEFLQLIGR, from the coding sequence ATGAGTATTGAAAACCTGACACACAGCTATGAGTCGATACTGTTGAATCTTGGCGAAAACCCACAGCGTGGTGGTTTGCTGGGTACCCCGCTAAGAGCAGCAAAAGCCATGCAGTTTCTTTGCCGGGGCTATGATCAGTCCCTTGATGAAATAGTCAACAATGCGTTGTTCGACGCTGATAGTGACGAGATGGTCATCGTCAAGGATATCGAGCTTTATTCACTCTGTGAGCACCACATGTTGCCCTTTATAGGCAAAGCCCATGTAGCCTATATACCGACAGGTAAAGTAATAGGACTATCCAAGATCGCACGTATCGTCGATATGTTTGCCCGTCGATTGCAGATACAGGAAAACTTGACCCGTCAGATTGCCGAGGCCATACAAGAGGTGACCGATGCTGGTGGTGTCGCGGTAGTTATTGAAGCCAAACACATGTGTATGATGATGCGGGGAGTGGAGAAGCAGAACTCCAGCATGTATACCTCGGTGATGCTTGGTGCATTCCGTGAATCTGGTAATACACGCCAGGAGTTTCTGCAGCTGATCGGGCGTTAG
- a CDS encoding cytochrome P450 has translation MSEQNKSNLEQVFADVASNYQGNDIDLHAAYAEMRKNSPVLEGNFMERLGVPSIAGVDPDRPCFTLFKYDDVMRVMRDATQFTSGFIAEGLGAFFDGLILTAMDGDQHKNMRNLLQPVFMPDTVNRWKEDRIDKVIREEFLVPMAPQKGADLMDFALYFPIRVIYSLIGFPNDQPEKIKQYAAWALAILAGPQVDPAKAQAAKKAAMEAVVALYDAIKIVVAERRAEGGDGDDLISRLIKAEYEGRSLDDHEITTFVRSLLPAAGETTTRTFGTLMTLLLENPELLDRVRNDRSLVNKAIDESIRFEPVATFKVRQTAEETEIRGVKIPKGAMVSCIVSSANRDEEFFDNADTFDIDRRQRPSFGFGFGPHMCIGQFVAKTEINCAVNAVLDMLPNIRLDPSKPAPEITGAQLRGPHKLHVLWD, from the coding sequence ATGTCTGAACAAAACAAAAGTAACCTTGAGCAGGTGTTCGCCGATGTGGCGAGCAATTATCAGGGCAACGATATTGATTTGCATGCAGCCTATGCAGAGATGCGCAAAAACAGCCCGGTACTGGAAGGGAATTTCATGGAACGCCTGGGCGTCCCGTCGATAGCGGGTGTCGACCCTGATCGACCTTGTTTCACTCTGTTCAAATACGACGACGTTATGCGTGTCATGCGTGACGCTACCCAGTTTACCAGCGGGTTCATCGCAGAAGGACTGGGTGCTTTCTTTGATGGGTTGATTCTTACCGCAATGGACGGTGATCAGCACAAGAACATGCGTAATCTGTTGCAACCGGTATTCATGCCGGACACGGTCAATCGCTGGAAGGAAGATCGCATCGACAAGGTCATTCGTGAGGAATTTCTGGTTCCGATGGCGCCGCAGAAGGGCGCGGACCTGATGGATTTTGCCTTGTATTTCCCGATCCGCGTCATCTATTCATTGATTGGCTTTCCCAACGACCAGCCTGAAAAAATCAAGCAGTACGCTGCCTGGGCGCTGGCCATTCTCGCTGGTCCCCAGGTCGATCCGGCCAAGGCCCAGGCGGCGAAGAAAGCCGCCATGGAAGCGGTAGTCGCGCTCTATGATGCGATCAAGATAGTGGTCGCCGAGCGCCGCGCGGAAGGTGGGGATGGCGATGATTTGATTAGTCGTCTGATCAAGGCCGAGTATGAAGGCCGCTCGCTTGATGATCATGAAATCACCACGTTCGTGCGCTCGTTGCTGCCCGCAGCCGGTGAAACCACCACCCGGACATTCGGCACGCTGATGACGCTGCTGCTGGAGAATCCGGAACTTCTTGATCGCGTGCGCAACGACCGCAGCCTGGTGAATAAGGCGATTGACGAATCGATTCGTTTCGAGCCTGTTGCGACGTTCAAGGTGCGCCAGACGGCTGAGGAAACCGAAATTCGCGGGGTCAAGATCCCCAAGGGGGCGATGGTGTCGTGCATCGTCAGCTCAGCCAACCGGGACGAAGAATTCTTTGATAACGCCGATACCTTTGATATCGACCGTCGCCAGCGTCCGTCCTTCGGTTTCGGTTTCGGGCCGCACATGTGCATTGGACAGTTCGTCGCCAAGACTGAAATAAATTGCGCCGTCAACGCGGTGTTGGACATGTTGCCGAACATCCGTCTCGATCCTTCCAAACCGGCTCCGGAAATTACCGGCGCGCAGCTGCGAGGTCCGCACAAACTGCACGTCCTTTGGGACTGA
- a CDS encoding acyl-CoA dehydrogenase family protein, with the protein MSISQFNYSTIPSEAEALRADVRAFIDQALQDYPAAKRAYSWMGFDAEFSRLLGQKGWLGMALPKRYGGAEASPFARYVIIEELLAAGAPVSAHWFADRQSAPLILRFGTEAQKEKYLPPICRGESYFCIGMSEPNSGSDLASIKSNARRVDNGWLVNGQKVWTTNAQHSHYMIALLRTGEKEESGRHGGMSQFIIDLSLPGVTIRPIADLAGGEHFNEVFLDNVRLDADALVGEEGNGWGQVTAELAFERSGPERFLSSIALLHTAIKAIGPDPDAFQAREIGRITARLLTLRNMSLAVTKQLSDGENPAWAASCVKDLGNVFEQELPEVLQLLVEEQPQVDGGSDHAQVLAYLTQMAPSFSLRGGTREILRGIIARGLGLR; encoded by the coding sequence ATGAGTATTTCCCAATTTAACTACAGCACCATACCGTCAGAAGCCGAAGCACTACGTGCTGACGTCAGGGCTTTTATCGACCAGGCCCTGCAGGATTATCCTGCGGCCAAACGAGCTTATTCGTGGATGGGGTTCGACGCCGAGTTCAGTCGCCTGCTTGGGCAGAAGGGCTGGCTGGGTATGGCGCTACCGAAACGGTACGGCGGGGCAGAGGCATCGCCCTTTGCACGCTACGTGATCATTGAAGAGCTGCTCGCTGCGGGTGCTCCGGTATCGGCTCACTGGTTCGCCGATCGGCAGAGCGCGCCGCTGATCCTGCGGTTTGGCACCGAAGCTCAGAAAGAAAAATACCTGCCGCCGATCTGCCGCGGCGAAAGCTACTTCTGTATCGGGATGAGCGAACCTAATTCCGGCTCCGACCTGGCATCCATAAAATCGAACGCTCGGCGCGTCGACAATGGCTGGCTGGTCAATGGCCAGAAGGTCTGGACTACCAATGCCCAGCATTCTCATTACATGATTGCGTTGCTGCGCACCGGTGAGAAGGAAGAAAGTGGACGCCATGGCGGCATGTCGCAGTTCATCATCGATCTGAGTCTGCCCGGCGTCACCATTCGGCCAATCGCCGATCTGGCCGGCGGCGAGCATTTCAATGAAGTGTTTCTGGATAACGTACGCCTGGACGCAGACGCCCTGGTGGGTGAAGAGGGTAACGGCTGGGGGCAGGTCACTGCCGAGCTGGCCTTCGAGCGCAGCGGCCCGGAGCGTTTTCTCAGCAGCATCGCCTTGCTGCATACGGCGATCAAGGCTATCGGCCCTGATCCTGACGCGTTCCAGGCTCGGGAAATAGGCCGCATTACCGCCCGGTTGCTGACGCTGCGCAATATGTCGCTGGCGGTAACCAAGCAATTGAGCGACGGTGAGAACCCGGCATGGGCTGCCTCCTGCGTGAAAGATCTGGGCAATGTTTTCGAGCAAGAGCTCCCGGAAGTGCTGCAATTGCTGGTTGAGGAGCAGCCCCAGGTGGACGGTGGGTCGGATCATGCCCAGGTGCTTGCCTACCTGACTCAGATGGCGCCGTCTTTCTCATTGCGGGGGGGCACTCGCGAGATCCTTCGCGGGATCATTGCACGTGGATTGGGGCTCAGATAA
- a CDS encoding cache domain-containing protein: MLLICRNVVLVAAMFLVANVFGQGIPEDRYVEEADRAKSLLRKAVDYYQKNGDRALAAFSRQGAFIEDQFYVYVIDTQGIMLASGGPSANLIGRDVSGALNDDLNKGFKAALALPESDEIHHADYRWLSWQDGREERKRVFYQRVDDKIFSVGYYIQRSSIEEAKTLLDHVSDAVAENPQQAFERINELDAAFLKDDLYAFVIDRDTQRFVAHGYNLRLVSSDFRKLHSADDHPIGQQILDAAAKNGVGDITYLWPNPVTRKNEQKVTLFKTRGNYIVAVGYYLGGVSGD, encoded by the coding sequence ATGTTATTGATCTGTCGAAATGTCGTTCTGGTTGCCGCTATGTTCCTGGTGGCCAATGTATTTGGCCAGGGCATCCCGGAAGATCGCTACGTCGAAGAGGCGGATCGCGCGAAGTCGCTTTTGCGCAAGGCTGTCGACTACTATCAAAAAAATGGCGACCGTGCTCTTGCTGCTTTCAGCCGCCAGGGCGCGTTTATCGAAGACCAGTTTTACGTTTATGTGATTGATACCCAGGGCATCATGCTCGCCAGCGGCGGGCCTTCGGCCAATCTCATTGGGCGGGATGTCAGCGGCGCATTGAATGATGACCTGAACAAGGGATTCAAGGCGGCGCTGGCGTTGCCGGAAAGCGATGAGATTCATCATGCCGATTACCGCTGGTTGAGCTGGCAGGACGGCAGGGAAGAGCGCAAGCGCGTGTTTTATCAGCGAGTGGACGACAAAATATTTTCGGTTGGCTATTACATACAGCGTTCAAGCATTGAGGAAGCCAAAACACTGCTGGATCATGTTTCCGATGCTGTCGCTGAAAACCCTCAGCAGGCGTTCGAGCGTATCAATGAGCTGGATGCCGCGTTCCTCAAGGACGACCTCTATGCCTTTGTCATTGATCGTGACACCCAGCGGTTCGTTGCCCACGGATACAATCTAAGACTGGTCAGCAGCGATTTTCGCAAGTTGCACTCGGCGGATGATCATCCGATCGGCCAACAGATTCTCGATGCTGCGGCAAAGAATGGCGTTGGCGACATTACCTACCTGTGGCCCAACCCCGTAACTCGCAAAAACGAGCAGAAGGTCACTTTGTTCAAAACCAGGGGAAATTACATCGTGGCGGTAGGGTACTACCTGGGCGGAGTAAGCGGTGATTGA
- a CDS encoding crotonase/enoyl-CoA hydratase family protein, which translates to MSEFLQIQRNGGVAVVRMNSPDTRNALSEPSQMQEFVDLCRDLRRDQNIRVMVLTGNGKAFCAGGNIKDMQNREGIFAGSPYELRDTYRNGIQQIPLALYELDIPIIAAVNGPAIGAGLDLACMCDIRIASDKALFAESFVKLGIVPGDGGAWLLPRIIGIPKASLMAFTGDTIDAAKALEWGLVEQVCTPEALESEALALAERIARNPGHALRLCKRLLREGQHMRLDSLLELSAAYQSLAHHTEDHREAVSAFVEKREPNFKDK; encoded by the coding sequence ATGAGCGAGTTTCTACAGATACAACGCAACGGCGGAGTAGCGGTGGTCAGGATGAATAGTCCTGACACACGCAACGCCCTGTCTGAACCGTCCCAGATGCAGGAGTTTGTTGATCTCTGCCGCGATCTGCGACGCGACCAAAATATCAGAGTCATGGTCCTGACCGGTAACGGCAAGGCCTTTTGTGCGGGCGGTAACATCAAAGACATGCAGAATCGCGAGGGCATTTTTGCCGGCTCGCCGTATGAACTGCGCGATACCTACCGCAACGGCATCCAGCAGATTCCGTTGGCGCTCTACGAACTGGATATTCCGATTATCGCTGCGGTGAACGGACCCGCTATTGGCGCAGGGCTCGATCTGGCGTGCATGTGTGATATCCGCATCGCGAGCGACAAGGCTCTGTTCGCCGAAAGCTTTGTGAAACTCGGGATTGTGCCGGGTGACGGCGGCGCCTGGTTGCTACCACGCATTATCGGCATTCCCAAAGCCAGCCTGATGGCTTTCACGGGGGACACCATCGATGCGGCGAAGGCGCTGGAGTGGGGCCTGGTTGAGCAGGTCTGCACCCCCGAGGCACTGGAGTCTGAAGCTTTGGCGCTGGCGGAGCGCATCGCGCGGAACCCCGGGCACGCTCTGCGCCTATGCAAGCGCCTGCTGCGCGAAGGACAGCACATGCGCCTGGATTCGCTGCTCGAGCTGTCGGCTGCTTACCAGTCACTGGCTCACCACACTGAAGATCACCGCGAAGCGGTCAGTGCGTTTGTAGAGAAACGCGAACCAAATTTCAAAGACAAATAA
- a CDS encoding carboxymuconolactone decarboxylase family protein, translated as MSRITPVPLSALPESLATALDRGLASGMLSSSVPVQVWAHRPAIAQVWLSLLEQFHTQSLLGERLKELVRLKIASITTCKACQLARKSDEVSEDDIACLATDSDRFSPPEQAALRYAELFAGDYMELGDQHYGALMEFFSLAEITELNMYCALMLAGGRMTYVQQAYET; from the coding sequence ATGTCTAGGATTACACCGGTTCCGCTTTCGGCTTTGCCCGAGAGCCTGGCGACTGCTCTGGATCGAGGCCTGGCTTCAGGAATGCTCAGTTCGAGCGTGCCTGTCCAGGTCTGGGCGCATCGCCCAGCGATAGCGCAAGTGTGGCTTTCGTTGCTCGAGCAGTTCCATACACAGAGTTTGCTGGGTGAGCGACTCAAAGAGCTGGTTCGCCTGAAGATCGCAAGCATTACTACCTGCAAAGCCTGTCAGTTGGCGAGAAAGTCGGATGAAGTGAGCGAAGACGATATCGCCTGCCTGGCAACAGACAGCGACCGCTTTTCTCCGCCCGAGCAGGCTGCCCTGCGCTACGCCGAGCTTTTTGCCGGTGACTATATGGAATTGGGTGACCAGCACTATGGCGCCTTGATGGAATTCTTCAGCCTGGCAGAAATCACCGAGCTCAACATGTATTGCGCGCTTATGCTGGCTGGCGGCCGCATGACTTATGTCCAGCAGGCTTATGAAACCTGA
- a CDS encoding thiolase family protein: MNDIVIVEAVRTPVGRFRGSLAGVRADHLGSLVINELLQRTGLSAEQIDDVIFGCVTQIGEQSANIARTALLGAGWPASVPGLTLDRKCGSGEAAVHAAMGAIAAGAADIVVAGGAENMSRVPMGSNRDLHGEAFGWKATEHYELTSQGEAAERVAEKWQISREELDAFALESHRRAAAAVDAGHFDREIVPVPVGEYCEKGYEGFTGLFAADETIRRDTSLEKLATLKTSFRPENGRVTAGNSSQISDGAAALLLMSAETASRLGLRARARIKSITTVGADPTLMLTGPISATYKILAKSGLQLADIDLFEINEAFASVPIAWLKETGAPADRLNVNGGAVALGHPLGASGARIMTTMLSELERRNGRYALQAICCAGGMGTATLIERLP; this comes from the coding sequence ATGAATGACATCGTCATTGTGGAGGCAGTACGGACCCCAGTTGGTCGCTTTCGCGGCAGCCTGGCCGGGGTGCGGGCCGATCACCTTGGATCGCTGGTCATCAATGAACTGCTTCAGCGTACGGGCCTGTCCGCCGAGCAGATCGATGACGTGATCTTCGGTTGCGTGACGCAGATCGGTGAACAGTCGGCCAATATAGCGCGTACTGCGTTGCTAGGCGCTGGCTGGCCGGCTTCGGTGCCGGGCCTGACGCTGGATCGCAAATGTGGTTCCGGCGAGGCAGCGGTGCACGCGGCCATGGGCGCTATTGCTGCCGGTGCAGCGGATATCGTTGTGGCGGGCGGGGCGGAGAACATGAGCCGGGTGCCCATGGGCAGCAACCGAGACCTTCATGGGGAAGCCTTCGGTTGGAAGGCGACGGAGCACTACGAGCTGACGTCGCAGGGCGAAGCGGCAGAGCGCGTCGCTGAAAAGTGGCAGATCAGCCGCGAAGAACTGGATGCTTTCGCTCTGGAAAGCCATCGCCGTGCTGCGGCTGCCGTCGATGCGGGGCACTTCGATCGGGAGATCGTGCCGGTGCCGGTGGGCGAGTACTGCGAAAAGGGTTACGAGGGGTTCACCGGCCTGTTCGCCGCCGACGAAACCATTCGTCGCGATACATCCCTGGAAAAGCTGGCCACGCTGAAAACCAGCTTCCGTCCGGAAAACGGGCGGGTAACAGCTGGAAACTCGTCGCAGATTTCCGATGGCGCCGCTGCGCTGCTGTTGATGTCGGCCGAAACAGCCTCAAGACTGGGATTGAGGGCACGGGCACGGATCAAATCGATCACAACAGTGGGCGCTGACCCGACACTGATGCTGACAGGTCCGATTTCAGCTACTTACAAAATTCTGGCCAAGTCAGGCCTGCAGCTTGCGGACATCGACCTGTTCGAAATCAATGAGGCGTTTGCGTCGGTGCCGATTGCCTGGCTCAAGGAGACTGGTGCTCCGGCGGACCGCTTGAACGTGAATGGCGGTGCCGTAGCGCTGGGGCATCCGCTTGGTGCCAGCGGTGCGCGGATCATGACGACTATGTTGAGTGAGCTCGAACGTCGGAACGGTCGCTATGCCCTGCAAGCCATCTGCTGCGCCGGTGGCATGGGCACCGCGACCCTGATTGAGCGCCTTCCTTAA
- a CDS encoding amidohydrolase family protein, whose product MNLEDLILVSVDDHAIEPPDAFKHHMPEKFKGREPHVEKRGERDVWVFEEEATGYMGLNSVVGRPKEEYGMEPLGYDQMRRGTWDVKARVDDMNANGVLGSLCFPTFPGFAGQRFQTHANREIALAAIQAYNDWHLYDWCNAMPGRFIPLMLVPYWDMKAAVAEIKRLSAQGVHALSFSDNPARLGYPSIHDEYWDPMWKACADNNVVICCHIGSGGKAEHASDMSPIDAWITTMPISIANAAADWIWAPMWKKFPTLRMALSEGSIGWVPYLLERADFTHRHHHAWTNADFGGKMPSDIFFKHFVTCFIEDNFGLQNLKFMNEDMVTWESDYPHSDCTWPHSPETTWAHLKNLTDTQINKVTHLNAMREFSYDPISIFGRENCTVGALRAQATHVSTEPALGLGGAEVTRKDGKPITSGDIAAMFESADAKTAI is encoded by the coding sequence ATGAATCTTGAAGACCTCATTCTCGTCAGTGTGGACGACCATGCGATCGAGCCGCCGGACGCTTTCAAACACCACATGCCTGAAAAATTCAAAGGTCGCGAGCCTCACGTTGAAAAGCGTGGAGAGCGTGATGTATGGGTATTCGAAGAAGAGGCCACCGGCTACATGGGCCTCAACTCTGTAGTGGGCCGTCCGAAGGAAGAGTACGGGATGGAGCCGCTGGGCTACGACCAGATGCGTCGTGGGACCTGGGATGTGAAGGCGCGTGTCGATGACATGAACGCCAACGGCGTGCTGGGCTCGCTGTGCTTCCCGACCTTCCCTGGCTTTGCCGGCCAGCGCTTCCAGACCCATGCCAACCGGGAAATCGCGCTGGCGGCGATCCAGGCCTACAACGACTGGCACCTGTACGACTGGTGTAACGCCATGCCGGGTCGTTTTATCCCGTTGATGCTGGTGCCGTACTGGGACATGAAGGCTGCAGTCGCCGAGATCAAGCGTCTATCTGCCCAAGGTGTGCACGCGTTGTCATTTTCGGACAACCCGGCCCGCCTGGGCTATCCGTCTATTCACGACGAATACTGGGACCCAATGTGGAAGGCTTGCGCCGATAACAACGTAGTGATCTGTTGCCATATCGGTTCGGGCGGTAAGGCAGAACACGCTTCTGACATGTCGCCTATCGATGCCTGGATCACTACCATGCCGATTTCGATCGCCAACGCGGCGGCCGACTGGATCTGGGCTCCCATGTGGAAAAAGTTTCCGACCCTGCGCATGGCTCTTTCAGAAGGCAGCATCGGCTGGGTACCTTATCTCCTAGAGCGGGCTGACTTCACCCACCGTCATCACCACGCATGGACCAATGCTGATTTCGGCGGAAAAATGCCGAGTGACATCTTCTTCAAGCACTTCGTTACCTGCTTTATCGAAGACAACTTCGGATTGCAGAATCTCAAGTTCATGAACGAAGACATGGTTACCTGGGAAAGCGACTATCCGCATTCCGATTGCACCTGGCCGCATTCTCCGGAAACGACCTGGGCACATCTGAAAAACCTGACTGACACGCAGATCAACAAAGTGACGCATCTCAACGCCATGCGTGAGTTCTCCTACGATCCGATCTCGATCTTTGGTCGTGAGAACTGCACCGTCGGCGCATTGCGCGCTCAGGCGACGCATGTCAGTACCGAGCCGGCCCTGGGTCTTGGCGGTGCCGAAGTCACGCGTAAAGATGGCAAGCCCATCACCTCGGGCGACATCGCCGCGATGTTTGAAAGTGCAGACGCCAAAACGGCTATCTGA
- the folM gene encoding dihydromonapterin reductase yields MPRGIGPEAKPTVLITGGAQRVGLHCARRLVEDGFHVLVTCRWLRQDWQEEEDIEVIVADFASAPGITQFIETLAEKVLGLRAIVHNASLWLGDDGLTAESFQSMYMVHMQAPYLINMACANWFGQGPADIIHITDHDALGGSPDHVAYLATKAGLENMTRSFAARFSPAIKVNSIAPALIMFNEDDSPAFKEKILSRSALGIEPGPEIVYQAIRYLMDNPYVTGTCLDLNGGGMLKFA; encoded by the coding sequence ATGCCCAGAGGTATCGGACCCGAGGCCAAACCGACGGTGCTCATCACTGGCGGCGCCCAACGGGTAGGCCTGCATTGTGCACGTCGCCTGGTAGAGGACGGCTTTCATGTCCTCGTCACTTGTCGCTGGCTTAGGCAGGATTGGCAGGAGGAGGAAGATATTGAGGTTATCGTGGCCGACTTTGCCAGCGCGCCAGGCATAACCCAATTTATCGAAACCCTGGCTGAAAAAGTGCTTGGTTTGCGTGCAATCGTTCACAATGCGTCTCTCTGGCTGGGCGATGACGGGTTAACGGCCGAGAGCTTCCAAAGCATGTACATGGTGCATATGCAGGCCCCTTATCTGATCAATATGGCCTGCGCGAACTGGTTCGGGCAAGGCCCTGCCGATATCATCCATATCACTGACCACGATGCGCTCGGCGGCAGCCCTGATCACGTGGCCTACCTTGCCACCAAGGCAGGCCTGGAAAACATGACACGCTCCTTCGCTGCGCGTTTTTCCCCTGCCATCAAAGTCAACAGCATTGCTCCCGCCTTGATCATGTTCAACGAAGATGACAGCCCGGCATTCAAGGAAAAAATCCTTTCCCGCTCTGCGCTTGGCATTGAGCCAGGCCCAGAGATTGTTTATCAGGCAATTCGTTACCTTATGGACAATCCTTATGTAACGGGTACTTGTCTGGACTTGAACGGCGGCGGCATGCTGAAATTTGCGTAA
- a CDS encoding acyl-CoA dehydrogenase family protein, which yields MRSVFREDHNMFREQARRFVEREIVPNLHEWEKAGIVPKEVWLKAGEMGLLCSTVPEEYGGAGGDFGHSAVMIEELARANATAVGFTTHSEIVAPYLIAYGSEEQKHKWLPKMVSGEMVGVIAMSEPGIGSDLRSMRTVLRQEGDDYVVSGQKTFITNGGNADLVVTATKLDPAGKDLTLVCVEADRAGFSKGRLLDKIGLKGQDTAELFFDDVRVPVSNRLGEENRGFKYLTHQLAWERLIIALRAAQSIETLLEETITYTRERKVFGNTVFDFQNTRFKLAEVKAQATMLRVFVDDCLEKVMAGELSADVAAMAKLLGSEMQGKMLDELLQLHGGYGFMSEYKIGRAWVDARVARIYGGTSEIMKEIISRNL from the coding sequence ATGCGTAGCGTATTCCGTGAAGACCACAACATGTTCAGGGAACAGGCCCGTCGCTTTGTCGAGCGCGAAATCGTTCCGAATCTGCATGAATGGGAAAAGGCCGGCATCGTTCCCAAGGAAGTATGGCTGAAAGCCGGCGAAATGGGCTTGCTGTGTTCAACCGTGCCTGAGGAATACGGCGGTGCGGGTGGGGATTTTGGGCACTCGGCGGTGATGATCGAAGAACTCGCACGCGCCAATGCCACAGCCGTGGGTTTCACCACCCATTCGGAAATCGTCGCACCTTATCTGATCGCCTACGGTTCTGAAGAGCAAAAGCACAAATGGCTGCCCAAAATGGTCAGTGGCGAGATGGTGGGCGTGATTGCGATGAGCGAGCCGGGAATCGGCAGCGACCTGCGCTCCATGCGCACCGTACTGCGCCAAGAAGGTGATGACTATGTAGTGTCTGGTCAGAAAACCTTTATCACCAATGGCGGTAACGCAGATCTGGTGGTGACGGCTACCAAGCTGGACCCTGCCGGCAAGGATCTTACGTTGGTGTGTGTGGAGGCTGACCGGGCCGGATTCTCCAAGGGCAGGTTGCTCGACAAGATCGGTCTGAAAGGCCAGGACACTGCCGAGCTGTTTTTCGACGACGTGCGTGTACCGGTGAGCAACCGGCTCGGCGAGGAAAACCGGGGATTCAAGTACCTCACCCATCAGCTTGCTTGGGAAAGATTGATCATCGCGTTGCGCGCGGCACAGTCGATTGAAACCTTGCTCGAAGAAACAATTACCTATACGCGTGAGCGTAAGGTCTTTGGCAACACCGTGTTTGATTTCCAGAATACCCGGTTCAAGCTGGCTGAGGTGAAAGCTCAGGCGACCATGTTGCGGGTATTCGTGGATGATTGTCTGGAAAAGGTCATGGCGGGCGAGCTGAGCGCCGATGTGGCGGCAATGGCGAAATTGCTCGGCTCGGAAATGCAGGGAAAAATGCTGGACGAGTTGCTCCAGCTTCACGGTGGCTACGGTTTCATGAGCGAGTACAAGATAGGACGCGCCTGGGTTGATGCTCGCGTTGCGCGGATCTACGGTGGAACGTCGGAGATCATGAAAGAGATTATCAGCAGGAATCTTTGA